The Cohnella abietis genome has a segment encoding these proteins:
- a CDS encoding ABC transporter permease, whose protein sequence is MRQLIVRRLLQTVPLLIFVSIACFAMIKLAPGDPVLSFVTPNMHAEDIERIRHNLGLDKPGYVQYFIWIKETLSGNLGYSLINHKPVLGQIMERLPATAGLMGASIGLAVLLAIPLGLVAGANRNRWIDKLINLFSYIGISVPLFWLAILLMYFFSIKLQWLPSMGMRTIGVNSTIDVIKHGILPCTVLAFGFLAIYVRYIRSSTIGQLKEDYVQIQYAFGSTKRTILFRHVLKHVLLPVITLLGLSLAELVAGAIVTETVFSWPGIGSLGMTAVKGMDYPVIMGITLFSSVMLIVGNLLADILYGITDPRIKTTR, encoded by the coding sequence ATGAGACAACTCATCGTCAGAAGATTATTGCAAACCGTGCCATTGCTGATCTTTGTTTCAATAGCATGCTTTGCCATGATTAAGCTGGCGCCAGGAGATCCTGTGCTTTCCTTCGTTACGCCGAATATGCATGCAGAGGATATCGAACGCATCCGGCATAACCTAGGCTTAGATAAGCCAGGCTATGTCCAATATTTTATTTGGATTAAAGAAACCTTGTCAGGGAATTTGGGCTATTCTCTTATTAATCATAAGCCCGTTTTAGGACAGATTATGGAGAGACTACCTGCTACCGCTGGTTTGATGGGTGCTTCAATTGGATTAGCCGTTCTGCTAGCTATTCCTCTTGGGTTAGTGGCAGGAGCCAATCGTAATCGTTGGATCGATAAGCTAATTAATCTCTTTTCCTACATCGGCATTTCGGTTCCCTTGTTCTGGCTTGCTATATTGCTCATGTATTTTTTCTCAATAAAGCTTCAATGGCTGCCTAGCATGGGAATGCGAACGATTGGGGTTAACTCCACAATAGACGTTATTAAGCATGGTATCTTACCATGTACAGTTCTTGCCTTCGGATTTCTGGCGATATATGTTCGATATATTCGTTCAAGCACGATTGGACAGCTTAAAGAGGATTATGTGCAAATTCAGTATGCTTTCGGTTCAACGAAAAGGACCATCCTGTTCAGACACGTGCTGAAGCATGTGTTGCTACCGGTCATCACATTGCTCGGATTGTCTTTAGCTGAGCTTGTGGCCGGTGCTATTGTAACGGAAACGGTGTTCTCATGGCCGGGGATCGGCTCCCTTGGTATGACAGCTGTGAAAGGTATGGATTACCCCGTTATCATGGGAATTACGCTGTTCTCTTCCGTCATGCTGATCGTCGGTAATCTGTTAGCCGATATTCTGTACGGCATAACTGATCCGAGAATCAAAACAACGAGGTGA
- a CDS encoding ABC transporter ATP-binding protein, which translates to MSELKSKSDVLVDVRNLKKHFSKGKDIWGRHTQVLKAVDGVSFQIRQGETFGLVGESGSGKSTVGRCLIRLYDYTDGEVYFDGHNLSKLGEKQLKPFRSRIQTIFQDPYSSLNPGMNVLELIGEPMDIHGVFKGDERKDAVAELLKKVGLKSEHLYRYPHEFSGGQRQRISIARALSVRPEFVVCDEPISALDVSVQAQVVNMLEDLQKEFGLTYLFIAHDLSMVRHISDRIGVMYGGRLVEVAPSDELYENPLHPYTQALLSAIPVPDPRVASQRILVNNKIEDYGSGSDEAAQLREVSPGHFVAGH; encoded by the coding sequence GTGAGTGAGCTCAAGAGTAAAAGCGATGTACTCGTAGACGTTAGAAATTTGAAAAAGCATTTTTCCAAAGGTAAAGACATATGGGGACGCCATACTCAGGTGCTTAAAGCTGTAGACGGAGTCAGCTTCCAGATTCGCCAAGGTGAGACATTCGGCCTGGTAGGGGAATCAGGAAGCGGCAAGTCCACGGTAGGTCGTTGCCTTATTCGATTATATGATTATACTGATGGTGAGGTTTACTTCGACGGACATAATCTATCGAAGCTTGGCGAGAAGCAGCTTAAGCCTTTTCGCAGTCGTATTCAGACTATTTTCCAGGATCCGTACTCCTCTCTAAATCCAGGCATGAATGTGCTTGAGCTGATTGGGGAGCCCATGGATATTCATGGTGTATTCAAGGGAGACGAGCGTAAGGACGCGGTTGCTGAGCTTCTGAAAAAGGTAGGGCTCAAGAGCGAGCATCTGTATCGCTATCCTCATGAATTCAGTGGGGGGCAGCGCCAGCGTATCTCCATCGCGAGAGCGTTATCGGTTAGACCGGAGTTCGTTGTATGTGACGAGCCGATCTCTGCTCTAGACGTATCCGTGCAGGCTCAGGTCGTTAATATGCTGGAGGATTTGCAGAAAGAATTCGGACTTACGTACTTGTTCATCGCTCATGATTTGTCTATGGTGCGGCATATTTCTGACCGGATTGGCGTTATGTATGGTGGGCGGCTTGTCGAAGTTGCGCCTAGCGATGAATTGTATGAGAATCCACTGCATCCTTATACACAGGCACTTTTATCCGCTATTCCAGTACCCGATCCTCGTGTAGCAAGTCAACGAATATTAGTGAATAATAAGATTGAGGATTATGGGTCAGGTAGTGATGAAGCAGCCCAGCTACGCGAAGTAAGTCCAGGTCATTTTGTTGCAGGCCACTAA
- a CDS encoding ABC transporter permease: MNRSKWRSVGNELLSNGLGIAGVVILVVFTLAAALAFLSPQDPNALNVMERLKPPSAGHWFGTDDYGRDYFTRALYGGRVSLMVGFSSMILATGIGVAVGVISGYFGGLIDNLLMRFLEVVMSIPSFLILLLLSVFLKPSVGNIIVIISLLMWMNIARIIRAETMSLKEREYVLYAKASGQGAFGIIGRHILPNLMPVVIVGATNNIASAIMMESSLSFLGFGVQAPNATWGSMLNNAQGYIAQAPYLALFPGLFILLTVLSFNVLGDILRVGFEPKLIRR, from the coding sequence ATGAATCGGAGTAAATGGCGTAGTGTCGGCAACGAGCTATTATCGAACGGGCTAGGAATTGCGGGTGTCGTTATCTTAGTCGTATTTACGCTAGCTGCGGCCTTAGCTTTCCTGTCCCCTCAGGATCCGAATGCCCTAAATGTTATGGAGCGTCTGAAGCCGCCTAGTGCAGGACATTGGTTCGGCACGGATGACTACGGCCGGGACTATTTCACAAGGGCTCTCTATGGCGGGAGAGTATCGCTTATGGTTGGGTTTTCTTCCATGATACTTGCTACTGGAATCGGAGTGGCAGTTGGGGTAATCAGCGGTTATTTCGGAGGACTTATTGATAACCTGCTTATGCGTTTCTTAGAAGTTGTAATGTCTATTCCGTCCTTTCTTATTCTGCTGCTGCTCAGTGTATTTCTGAAGCCGAGCGTTGGCAATATTATCGTTATTATTTCACTCTTGATGTGGATGAACATTGCACGGATTATCCGGGCCGAGACGATGTCGCTGAAAGAGCGGGAATATGTTCTCTATGCAAAGGCTTCGGGCCAAGGGGCTTTCGGCATTATTGGCCGTCATATTCTACCTAACCTGATGCCTGTCGTCATCGTAGGCGCAACTAATAATATTGCATCTGCGATTATGATGGAATCTTCCTTGAGCTTTCTTGGCTTTGGTGTGCAAGCTCCTAATGCAACTTGGGGTAGCATGCTTAACAATGCGCAGGGCTATATCGCGCAGGCTCCTTATCTGGCTTTGTTTCCCGGCTTGTTCATCCTATTGACGGTACTTAGCTTTAACGTTCTGGGTGATATCCTACGCGTAGGCTTTGAGCCGAAATTGATTCGAAGGTAG
- a CDS encoding ABC transporter ATP-binding protein, with protein sequence MTERLLTVEELKVSFYTRSGENQAVRGISFHIDAGETLGIVGESGSGKSVTAKAILGLIPPPGKIISGDINYRGKSLSGIAEKKWREIRGNQLAMVFQDPMTSLNPVKKIGAQMTEVIRRHRGLSKSEALKEAIEGLREVGITEPERRVDQYPHEFSGGMRQRVMIAMALSCKPELLIADEPTTALDVTIQAQILDLLKELKKNSNTAVALITHDLGVVAQVCTRVIVMYGGMIMEEGAVEDIFYRPGHPYTQGLLRSVPKRGGGSRERLIPIEGTPPDLLDPPPGCPFMERCPHAFAKCVERPPMFEVGPGQRAMCWLLDNGGDSGE encoded by the coding sequence ATGACAGAACGGTTGCTAACTGTTGAGGAACTTAAAGTATCTTTCTACACCCGGAGCGGCGAGAATCAAGCGGTCCGCGGGATTAGCTTTCATATCGATGCTGGGGAAACGCTTGGAATTGTCGGAGAATCGGGTAGCGGCAAGAGTGTAACTGCTAAGGCCATTCTGGGCTTAATCCCTCCTCCCGGCAAAATCATAAGTGGAGATATTAACTATAGAGGAAAAAGCTTGTCCGGAATAGCCGAGAAAAAGTGGCGAGAGATTCGGGGTAATCAACTGGCGATGGTGTTTCAGGATCCCATGACGTCGCTTAACCCGGTAAAGAAAATCGGCGCACAAATGACGGAGGTTATCCGTAGACATCGGGGCTTAAGCAAAAGCGAGGCACTTAAAGAGGCTATTGAAGGCCTGCGAGAGGTTGGCATTACGGAGCCCGAGCGCCGCGTTGACCAGTATCCGCACGAATTCAGCGGAGGCATGAGGCAAAGGGTCATGATTGCCATGGCCCTTTCCTGCAAGCCGGAGCTGCTTATCGCTGATGAGCCTACTACTGCTTTGGATGTGACTATACAAGCTCAGATTCTTGATCTTCTCAAGGAGCTAAAGAAGAACTCCAATACAGCTGTTGCACTCATCACTCATGATCTGGGTGTAGTTGCACAGGTATGTACCCGTGTCATTGTTATGTACGGAGGAATGATTATGGAGGAAGGGGCAGTGGAGGACATCTTCTACCGCCCTGGACATCCGTACACTCAAGGGCTTCTACGCTCTGTGCCTAAACGGGGAGGCGGGTCCCGTGAGCGGCTAATTCCGATCGAAGGGACACCGCCTGACCTGCTTGATCCACCTCCAGGCTGTCCTTTCATGGAGCGTTGTCCGCATGCGTTCGCAAAATGTGTGGAACGTCCACCGATGTTCGAGGTTGGTCCGGGTCAACGTGCGATGTGCTGGTTGTTGGATAACGGAGGTGATTCCGGTGAGTGA